In the Nicotiana tabacum cultivar K326 chromosome 16, ASM71507v2, whole genome shotgun sequence genome, one interval contains:
- the LOC107764252 gene encoding SUMO-conjugating enzyme SCE1 produces the protein MSGGIARGRLAEERKAWRKNHPYGFVAKPETGADGSVNLMVWHCSIPGKPATDWEGGHYPLTMHFSEDYPSKPPKCKFPQGFFHPNVYPSGTVCLSILNEDSGWRPAITVKQILVGIQDLLDQPNPNDPAQTDGYQLYMQDTAEYKRRVKQQAKQYPALL, from the exons ATGTCGGGCGGAATTGCGCGTGGTCGTTTGGCTGAGGAGAGGAAAGCATGGCGTAAGAATCATCCTTAT GGTTTTGTGGCAAAGCCGGAGACTGGTGCTGATGGGTCTGTCAATTTGATGGTTTGGCATTGCTCTATCCCTGGTAAACCTGCT ACTGACTGGGAGGGCGGTCACTATCCACTAACAATGCACTTCAGTGAAGACTATCCAAGCAAACCCCCTAAGTGCAAGTTTCCTCAAGGTTTCTTTCATCCAAATGTCTATCCTTCAGGAACAGTATGTTTGTCTATCCTCAACGAGGACAGT GGGTGGAGGCCAGCCATTACAGTTAAACAAATTTTGGTGGGTATCCAAGATTTGCTCGACCAGCCAAATCCCAATGATCCAGCACAAACTGATGGTTATCAGCTCTATATGCAG GACACAGCTGAGTACAAGAGGCGAGTGAAGCAGCAGGCTAAGCAATATCCAGCTCTACTCTAA